One window of the Triticum dicoccoides isolate Atlit2015 ecotype Zavitan chromosome 3B, WEW_v2.0, whole genome shotgun sequence genome contains the following:
- the LOC119275297 gene encoding F-box only protein 7-like: protein MEKASVSDDSPDSSTDCDWSQLQADLLLQIFGTLEIPDLFSSGAVCRSWHLIYLEARRLQRCSPNQSPCLVYSSSDRDANTVTLHNMSTNKLYHVTLSEPAFRTRHVMGSSYGWLITADERSNLILVNPVTRAQIAMPPPETMNNVRLQYTEDGVLDGYDVLYMDLFSRDFDTEMDPYHLTLEEARFYLYARVALSCDPSHGNCTVLVVQLPKDQLSYTRVGDTKWTWIDANPNCWAYQDILYNNNDGLFYGVRGRGEVDSIDLNEPSAEVKVILKPIISYQAHSRYIVQAPWGDFFQIWRHDKYNKENGITERVADKFYVYKIDFAKQKLVETNNIQDLAIFIGYNSSFMLPVKDFSTLIPNSIYHTDDLLDYIFCQRSSLRQAVVFNTKDSSFIELSPPSSDSRLNWPPSVWIQPSLT from the coding sequence ATGGAGAAAGCTTCTGTTTCGGATGATTCTCCAGATTCGAGCACCGATTGTGATTGGTCCCAGCTTCAGGCTGACCTGCTCCTCCAGATCTTTGGCACTCTCGAGATCCCTGATCTCTTCAGCTCAGGTGCGGTCTGTCGATCATGGCACCTCATTTATCTGGAGGCCCGCCGTCTCCAGCGGTGCTCGCCGAACCAGAGCCCCTGCCTTGTTTACTCGTCCAGCGACCGTGACGCTAACACGGTCACCCTGCATAACATGTCCACCAACAAGCTTTACCACGTCACTCTATCGGAGCCTGCCTTCCGCACACGCCACGTCATGGGCTCCTCCTACGGCTGGCTCATCACCGCCGATGAGCGGTCAAATCTCATACTAGTCAACCCTGTAACCAGAGCTCAGATAGCTATGCCTCCCCCTGAAACCATGAACAATGTTAGACTGCAGTACACTGAAGACGGTGTGCTAGACGGATATGATGTTCTTTACATGGATCTGTTCTCTCGGGATTTTGACACTGAAATGGACCCGTACCATCTTACACTTGAAGAAGCCCGCTTCTACCTCTATGCGAGGGTCGCTCTTTCTTGTGATCCCTCCCATGGAAACTGCACAGTTCTCGTAGTACAATTGCCAAAGGATCAACTCTCTTATACTAGGGTTGGGGACACCAAATGGACTTGGATTGATGCAAATCCAAATTGTTGGGCTTATCAAGATATACTTTATAACAACAATGATGGTTTGTTTTATGGTGTTCGTGGTAGGGGTGAGGTTGATTCTATTGATCTTAATGAACCTTCCGCTGAAGTGAAAGTTATTTTGAAGCCGATCATATCCTATCAAGCGCATAGTAGATATATTGTTCAAGCCCCATGGGGAGATTTTTTCCAGATATGGAGGCATGATAAATATAATAAGGAGAATGGAATAACAGAGCGGGTTGCAGACAAATTTTATGTGTACAAGATTGATTTTGCTAAACAAAAGCTCGTTGAAACAAATAACATCCAAGATCTCGCAATTTTCATTGGTTACAACAGCTCATTTATGCTTCCAGTGAAAGACTTTTCTACGTTGATTCCCAACAGCATCTACCACACGGATGACTTGCTGGATTATATCTTCTGTCAAAGATCTAGTCTTAGGCAGGCTGTTGTCTTTAATACGAAAGATAGCAGTTTCATTGAGTTATCGCCCCCTAGTTCAGATTCAAGATTGAACTGGCCACCCTCGGTTTGGATTCAACCATCACTTACTTGA